The following are from one region of the Apium graveolens cultivar Ventura unplaced genomic scaffold, ASM990537v1 ctg5217, whole genome shotgun sequence genome:
- the LOC141702490 gene encoding homeobox-leucine zipper protein HDG2-like, whose product MDVNEWAFTFSDIVGKALTLDLLSEGVNHNAALQVITWIEHVYTDYTGVGTIYKRLLRSGLGFGAKRWVSILKRQCQRILSANVPSSTHDFNNLVKLNPEGRRGLLMIAERMVNYFTFGITGSSTGSWTEVKGNFGSDVRMMSTRAMDDPGLPTGTRLRLLLRLCCHLPQTWCLITLRDYKHRKEWDISASGHEYEPVCRIPYGEEPSNCVSIYNVMTRRGHMLELQESWSNPVASHVVFASTEIWTIDAILRGGDPNGLPLMPYGFTIFPDGPSSPVDGSSGTLLTVSCQVLISKSPMADIDSIATIKVAQFLK is encoded by the exons ATGGATGTG AATGAATGGGCATTTACATTTTCTGATATTGTTGGGAAAGCTTTGACATTGGATTTACTAAGTGAGGGAGTGAACCATAACGCGGCTCTACAAGTG ATTACATGGATCGAGCATGTATATACAGACTACACTGGGGTTGGCACAATTTACAAACGGCTACTACGTTCTGGTCTGGGATTTGGAGCCAAGCGATGGGTTTCAATTCTGAAGAGACAGTGTCAGCGTATTTTGTCGGCAAATGTTCCATCAAGTACTCATGACTTCAACAATCTTG TAAAGTTAAATCCGGAAGGAAGAAGAGGACTATTAATGATTGCCGAGAGAATGGTGAACTACTTTACTTTTGGGATTACTGGTTCAAGCACTGGTAGTTGGACTGAAGTGAAAGGAAATTTCGGCAGTGATGTTAGGATGATGAGTACAAGGGCCATGGATGATCCGGGCCTACCAACGGGTACTCGGCTCAGGTTGCTACTTCGTTTGTGCTGTCACTTGCCCCAAACATGGTGTTTAATTACCCTACGTGACTACAAACATCGGAAGGAG TGGGACATTTCTGCCAGCGGACATGAATATGAACCTGTATGTCGCATACCTTATGGCGAGGAACCTAGCAACTGTGTTTCAATTTATAACGTA ATGACGAGGCGGGGACATATGCTAGAACTCCAAGAAAGTTGGAGTAATCCGGTAGCATCCCACGTTGTATTTGCATCCACCGAAATTTGGACTATAGATGCGATACTACGTGGGGGCGATCCAAATGGTCTACCGCTTATGCCGTATGGATTCACAATATTTCCGGACGGACCTTCTTCTCCTGTAGATGGCTCGAGCGGAACTCTCTTGACAGTGTCCTGCCAGGTCTTGATCAGTAAATCTCCAATGGCAGACATTGATTCTATAGCTACGATCAAAGTAGCACAATTTCTCAAAT